AGGGCCGGTGATTTGTTCGCCGGCTGTGCCAGCCGTTCTTCAGATGTTGCAGTATGCTGGGTGTGAGCTACCCTCCAGAGTGAAATGTGGGGCAAGCGAACGGGTACGCTGAGATTGTACCTTGCTTGTGTCTATTTGTCAAGCATTTTTGCGCAAAGGAGCTAAGGGACATGATTCTGCTGGATGGCAAAGTGGCGATTCTGACAGGTTCAGGCCGAGGGATTGGCGCGGCGGCAGCGAAGCTGTTTGCGTCGGAGGGGGCGTCGGTGGTGGTCTGCGATCTGGACGCCGCGCCTGCGGAGGAGACGGCCAACGCGATCAAGGCAGCAGGCGGCAAGGCAATTGCCGTTCCCGGCGATATGACGGACCCGGCCTTCCCTGAGCAGGTGGTGGCGAAGGCAATTGATGCGTTTGGCGGGCTGGTAAGCAGTGGCAGGCGATGCTGGATATTCATGTGACTGCGCCGTTCCGACTGATTCGCGCTGCTGCATTGTTCATCCGCGAGGCGGCCAAGAAGGAGGCAGCGCAGCAGGGCCGGGCGAATGCGCGCAAGGTGGTCAATGTGAGTTCGGTTTCGGGGACACGGGGCAACGCGGGCCAGGCGAACTATTCGACGGCGAAAGCGGGCGTGACGGGTCTGACGAAGACGCTGGCGAAGGAGTGGGGGCAGTTCAATGTGCAGGTGAACTGTGTGGCCTATGGCTGGATTGAGACACGGCTGACGCAGGCGAAAGAGGCGGCTGAGAAGATCGAGCGCGGCGGCGAGGAGATTGCGATAGGCGTGCCAGGGCAGATGCGGGAGATGCTGAAGCTGATGGTGCCGTTGGGCCGACCGGGTACGCCGGAAGAGGCGGCAGGGCCGATGTTGTTCTTCGCTTCGCCGCTCTCTAACTATGTCTCTGGCATTGTGCTGGAGGTGCATGGCGGGCGCGCGATGTAATAGCACAGCGCGCGGAAAGGTGTTGGCAAGGAACAGTGAGCCAGATGATGGCTGCATCGCTCCTTGCTGTAAAGGAGCAGGGTGTGCGGTTTACTGGCCTCTGGCGGCATCCAGATTTTCTGAAGTTGTGGGCTGGGCAAACTATTTCGGCTTTTGGCTGGGTTTCGCTGCCCGTTGTTGCCATTCTGGCGCTGGAAGCGACGCCGCTTCAGGTGACGCTGCTGAGCCTGGCTGATCTCGCGCCTGGCCTGCTGATCGGACTCTTCGCGGGAGTCTGGGTAGACCGCCTACGCCGTCGCCCGATTTTGATTGTCACTGATGTGGGGCGCGCGCTGCTGCTGGGGACTGTTCCGGTGGCTGCGCTGTTGGGCCGCTTGCACATCGAGCAGCTTTATCTGGTGGCGCTGCTGGTGAGCATGCTGAGGGTCTTTTTTGATGTGGCCTACCGGGCGTATCTGCCCGCTCTGCTAGAGCGAGGGGATTTGCTGGAGGGCAATAGCAAGCTCCAGGCGAGCGGTTCAGTGGCAGAGTTCACCGTTTCCAGCTTGAGCGGTGTGCTGGTGCAGACGTTGACCGCGCCCATTGCTATCCTGGCGGATGCTGTGTCGTTTCTGGTGTCGGCGTTTTTCATTGCCATCATTCGCAAGCCAGAGGCGGCGCTGGCGCCAGCGGAGGACGAGCAGAATACCTGGCGCGAGATGACAGAAGGGCTGCGGCTGCTCGCCAGGGACCGGCTGCTGCGGGTGGTTGCTGTCACGACGGGCCTGTTTAACCTGTTCCGCGCTATGGTTGGTGTGGTGATTATGCTCTATGTCTTGCGTGAATTAGGTTTGCTGCCGGTGATTGTGTGGCCGCTTTTTGCGTTTGGGGGCATCAGCGCGTTTTTTGCCGCAGCGCTGGCCGGACGAATCACGCGCCGCCTGGGTGTGGGCCGGACATTGATTGGTGGCCTGTGTGTAAGCGGCACGGCGACGTTCTTCATTCCGCTGGCGGGCGGGCCGTTGGCGCTGATTGTTGTGCTGCTGGTTGGGCAGCAGTTGCTGGGCGATGGCGCTGCTACGATCTATGAAATTAATCTGGTCAGTCTCGTCCAGTCTATTACACCTGATCGCTTTCAGGGGCGTGTCAATGGGAGTATTCGGCTCATGGAGTGGGGGGCAATGCTGGCTGGAACGTTCATTGGCGGTGTGCTGGGGCAGGCTGCTGGCTTGCGTCCGGTGCTTTTGGTGGCCGCCAGCGGCTGGCTGCTTTCAGGGGTATGGCTGCTGTTTTCGCCAGTGCGCAGGCTCCGCGAGTTACCGAGCGCCGCAGAGAAGGTCGGCGCGGCGGCGCTCGGTAGGTGATGTGTTCTACTTCGCAGGGCAAGTCTTCTTCAGCGCGGTCAGGCGCTCTGAATCTTGCTGACTATGCCAGCTTCTACCTTCTGGGCCATATCGCCAAGCTCCGGCTCGCCTCTGGCGGTGAAGAATTTGATGAGCGTGTTAAAAACGGTGACGGTTGCGGCAACGGCGGCCACTTTCCAGAGGTCTTGCCAGCTTATTGCTCCTTTGCTGAGGATAAGCTGGCCTGCTGCGAAGAGGGCGGAAGTGATGGCCGAGACGACCAGCCCTTGCGCAAACTTGAGGAACGCTCGCTCCTTGGGAGTCAACGGGAGATGTTGGCGCGCGCGCCGATAGATGTCGAGGATGTTCATGCCACTCTGCCTTTTTGGATACTAAAGATAAGAACATGACCTTCTGTAGAAAAGAAACGTCAGGCGTTGATTTTTTGGTATATTGCTGCTGGCAGAGCGGTAGAAGGGAGAGATACCTATGCCTGTGAGTGTATGCCCGGCGGCAGTGGTGGGCGCGTCGGTTGAAGAGGTCTGGGCGCTGCTGATGCAGCCAGAGACCTATGACCAGTGGTGGGATATGCACACGGAGCGCGTGACGCCGCCAGAGCCAGCGGCGCCCGGCCAGGTGGTGGCTGGCTGGAGCAAGGCGCTGGGCCGGAAGTGGGCGGTGAGCATGACGATTGAGATGCTAGATGCGCAGCAGCATCAGATACGGCTGAATACGAAGCTGCCGCTGGGGATTGGGGTGCAGAACCAGATTAGCTGCGCGAAGGTAAACGCGGCATCGTGCCGGGTGCAGTTTGGCTGAGACTTCACGTTCCCTCCTGGATGGCGGGGCTGGCTTTTGGAGCGCCTGGGCGAAAAGCAGTATCATCGCGGCGTGGAGGATGCGCTGGACCGGCTGAAGCGCGCGGCGGAAGCAGCACATGCGCAGAAAGAAGCGCAACGCTAATCAGTCTGCGATGAGGAAGCGCAAGACCTCGCGCGCGAAGAGGTCGGGGACGGCGCTGATGGCGTTGTGCTGCTGCCCTGGCATGGTAACGACCTGGCTGTTGGGCAATGTGTTGTGCAAAGCGGCAACGGCGTCTTTCATATAGTATGGGCTGTCGCCGCCGAGCAGCAGTAAGGTGGGTGTCTTGAGCGCGCTGAAACGCTCCGGCTGGAAGCGGTAGCCTTGAATCTGGCGCAGTTCGCGGGGGATGGTATGGGCAGCGGCGACACGCCCAGGCCAGACGGGCAGATAGCTTACGAGTTCCATTTCCAGGGGCGAGAGATGAAGAAAATCTCTGAGAAAGGTAGTAATGACGCCCAGGCGATCACCCCGCGCGAGAATGGACTCCAGGCCATCAATGGAGCCAGGAGGGTAGAAGTCCTGGCCGAGCGGGAAGGGCGGCTCATAGAGAATAAGTTTGCCCAGATGATCGCTGCGCAAGGCGGCTTCCATCAAGCAGAGCGCGCCATACGAATGGCCGAGGAGATGCGCAGGTTCCTCGATAGCAGCGAGGAGCGCCAGGATGTCGCTGGCTTCATCCTGAAGAGAATAGGCTGCGGCGTCTCCGCTTCCGTTGCGCCCACGCCGATCAAGAGCATAGACGGTGAAGTGTTCGGCCAGGAGGCGCAGGATGGGGATCCAGCGGGCCTGGTCTTCAGCGGTGCCATGCGCCAGCACAAGCGGCAAGCCCTTGCCGCTGCGGCTGTAGGCGATTGAGACGCCATCCCGCGATGAGACTCTCTCTATTGGCTTCCTCCTCTAGCTCCCTAGCCAGCTTCTTTCTTGCCTCTCATTATACCAAATCGTCTTGAGTGCTTGGGGCTGCTATAGTGACAGCGTTCTGCTCGGAGGCGCAGCGCATAGGGCGCAGCAGCATTTGCAGCCAGGGACGGCGGCGCTGCCCGCAAGAACGCGCCTCTTCAAGAAATGAGGCGCATGCCTTGCCCTTTCTCTTGACAAACTTCTTTTTTCCAGTTACTATATCTGTGACGGATATATCCGCTGGCGCTATAGTGTGTTAACAGCGAGTGGGGGATGGCTCCGGCCACTGCTTCAGGAGAAGTTCAGGAGAAGATGAGGGTATGTCAAACGACGATCAGCGCGCCCCCGAGGCGCTGCTGCCGCTTACTCCGACGGTTTTGCACATCCTCTTAGCCCTTGCCGATGGCGAGAAGCATGGCTATGCCATCATGCAGGAGGTCGAGGCGCGCACTGGGGGCGCGATGCGTATGGGGCCAGGAACGCTCTATGGCTCGATTCAGCGCATGCTCAAAGATGGCCTGATTGTCGAAGCGCAGAAACGCAGCGAGTCTGTTCACGGCGAAGAGCGCAGGCGTTACTATCGCCTGACCGGCTTCGGGAGCCGCGTCTTGCAGGCCGAAGCTCATCGCCTGGAGCAACTGGTGCATATCGCGCAGAGCAAGCAGGTTCTTCCTGATTTTGGCACGACGGGAGGCGCGTAATGGGCTATCCTCCCGCTGCCTTTTCCGAGCGCCTGTACCGGCTGCTCTTGCTCGCCTACCCCCGCGCCTTTCGTGAGGAGTATGCCTCTGAGATGGTTCTGGTCTTCCGTGATGCGTATTACGAGGCGTTGCGTCGGTGGGGAACGCTGGGAGCGATGCGCCTCTGGAGCGATGTATTCAGTGATTTCGTTAAAACGGTCTGTATCCAATGGGTCAGGAGTTGGGTGCAGCGTGACGGGCGCGATTTCGCGCTTGCCGGAAAGGAACAGTTGGCTATGACGGTGCAATTCAGGCTGGATGTTGGGCAGCGCACGGATATCGGGCGCAAGCGGGCGAACAATGAAGATCAGCTTATCTCAGTGATACCAGAAGACCAACAGCTTTTGCAAGACAGGGGCGCGCTCTTTGTAGTTGCCGACGGCATGGGCGGCCATGATCTCGGCGATGTTGCCAGCGAGCTAACCATTCAGCAGGTCAAGGACGCCTACTACCACGATCTCCAGGGCGATATTCCTACCGCCCTCCAGAATGCAGTCAAGCTGGCGAATATTGCCATCTGCCAGGCCAATGAGGCCAAGCAGGCGAAAGGTACCGATGGCTACGGCATGGGCGCCACCTGCGTTGCTGCCGTGCTGCACGATCAGATGCTTTACGCCGCCAATGTTGGCGATAGCCGCGTCTATGTCCTGCACGACGGGCGCCTGCGCCAGGTCACGCGCGACCATTCGATTGTGGCGCAGATGGTCGAGCGCGGCGAGATTACTCCTGCGCAGGTTCGCACGCACGAGAAGCGCAACCAGATTTATCGTTCGCTTGGCGAAAAGCCCGACCTTGAGGTTGATCTCTTCACCGAGCCAGTGCAGGAGGGCGATACACTTGTCCTTTGTACGGATGGTCTTTGGGAAATGCTGGAGGATGAAGAATTGCGAACCATCATCGAGCAATCCGGCCCCGAAGAGAGCGTGCAGCGCCTCATTGCCCGCGCCAACGAAGCGGGTGGGCCTGATAACGTCACGGCGATTGTGGTGCGCGTCTCGGCGGCGTAGATTCCCCACCCCTGCCAGCAGGGACGCTGGCGCTACGGTTGGCCGCCAGGGATGGCGGCGGTACACGCGGAAGCCGCCCCGGTTAGTTGGCCGGGGCGGCTTCGTGAAATTGACGGTTCTACTCACGATGGGGAATTAGCCGACAGAGCCTTCCATCTCAAGCTGGATGAGGCGGTTGAGTTCGACGGCATACTCCATCGGGAGTTCCTTGGTGATCGGCTCGATGAAGCCGTTGACGATCATCGAGTAGGCTTCGTTCTCGGAAAGGCCCCGGCTCATCAGGTAGAAAAGTTGCTCTTCGCCGACCTTGGAGACAGTAGCCTCGTGGCCGATTTCGACCTGGCTGTTTTCCAGGCGCATCGTCGGGTAGGTATCGGTGCGGGCCTCTTCGTCCAGCAGCAGGGCGTCGCAGCGCACATTCGACTTGGAATGATGCGCGTTGGGGTTCACGCGGACAAGGCCGCGATAGGACGCCCGCCCCGTTCCCTTCGAGATGGACTTGGAGAGAATCTGCGAAGAGGTGTGCGGGGCCAGGTGCGTGACCTTCGCGCCCGCGTCCTGGTGCATGCCGTTGCCCGCGAAGGCGACGGAGAGGACTTCGCCGCGCGCGCCCGGCTCCATGAGCAAGACGGCAGGATACTTCATAGTCACCTTGGAGTTGTGGACAATGAAGCCTTGCGAGATGAAGTTGCCTGTGCCTTCGACCTCAATGTCCCAGGTGGGGACTTCGAGGGCCATTGGCTCGGAGACATCCACATCCATGATTTCGACGCTCTCAGGCAGTTCGATAGATGACCGGCCAACCTGGCGATTCATCTGAAGCGTCGGCGCTTCCTGCTGCGCCTGCAAGCGCAGGGTTGCGCTTACATGCTGGCAAAGCCGGGGGTCGGCTGCAAAGACGAGGCGATAGGAGCCGTGCGCCATGCAGGTGACGCCCAGAATCTCGACCTGCCGGGGTTCAGCGAACTCGGTGTGCAGACGCGAGGTGATGCCCAACGTCACCAGCAGCGAGGCGATGTCTTGCAGCAGTTCGCGGTTAGCCGACTTCAGGCTGAAGCGCCCACGAACGACGCAGCCGTCAGCATCAAGATAGCCCGCGATGAAGGCCAGCCGCTGCGATTCTGGCAGGGACCAGACCCACTGAGGGACGCGCTTGGTACGAGCGCTGCCAGTGAAGCCGTTGATCGTGAAGAACTCGGCCAGTTCTTTGTTGTTCCAGGCGAGATGCTGCCCATCGGCGCGCTGGGTGGGCGGGGCGTCTACTAGGGCTGTCATCGTTTCGACCAGCCGCCCACGCGCGCGATCAGCGGCGGGGGTGGAGAAGCCAACTTTGGCGTAGCGCACAACGCCTGCTGTTTGGGCAGGAGCCAGTTCAATGTTGCCGTCGCCGACCCAATAGCCGAAGAGCCACATCAGAGCCTCGGTTGTCTCTTGCGCCTGCGCCATACGAGAGGCCCGCGCGCGGGTCATCGTCAGCGCTGAAGCGTATTGGTTTTCGGAAGCGAACGTGGTCACGAGTTCGGGTACGCGCAGCCGATAGGGCGCGCCATAGTCAATGGAGGTGCGCGGGATGATCACCTCTTTGAGGTGATCGGCGCGCACATAGGCCAGGTGATAGCGGCCCAACTTCTTTGCCGCTTCGGCGTCGTAGAGATACGAGAAGAAGGGGTGGTTCGCGGTGACGCGCAGCTTACGCTCGCCGACTGAGACGGTCTGCACAGGCTGGTAGCCAGAGAAGCGCTTGCCCTTGACAGCGCGGAAGCACAACTGCCCCGCCTGCTCGTCGTAGGACAGCACCTTCTCGCCAACTTCGAGGCGCTCGATGGGCTTGACGCCTTCAGGCGTCGTGACAGTTGAGCCTTCTGCCAGGCAGCCAAGATTGCCGTCCACCCATTCCATTGTCGCGTCGGCATAAGCCGCAGCGCGCTTGGTGACGAGGTTGTAAACGTTCTTCGACCAATTCTGGATGGTGGTATAGCGCACCCGCGCGCCCTTCTGAACGATGATTTCGACGACGGCGCTGTGCAGGCTGTCGGAGGCGTAGGTAGGCGCCGTGCAGTTGTGCGAGACAACTCCCTCAGCCACATACGATTCATCCTCCTCAACCGAGAAGTTATAGACCGTCGTGTCCATCTCCTCGATTTCGATAGCGCGAATCGGCATATAGAGGTACTTCTCGTCCAGGTAGAAGGGCGAGCCGCTTTGAGAGCCGTTTGGCGCGGGCTGCCCAACGATTTGACCAAACCGCTCGTTCCAGGGTGACGAGATGACGACCGCATAGATAGCCTGGCGAGGCACTTCGCGTTCCTGCCGATTCACTGATGCAGCCACACCCAGACGCAGCAGGGCGTCACGGAAGTTATGAGCCAGGTCTGGAGAAATGGTATTGTAGCGGAACATATTTTTCCGCTCGTCATAGCTGCCATCTCCACACCAAGCGCCGCGCACCCATTCAGTCAGGTGCTTGAGGGGGGCGTTGCGGATGAAATCTGGCACACGCTTCTCATAAACGTCTGCTCCGAAGGTACGAGCAAACGCCCGCGCTGCCTCCGTTGAACAGACTACCAGCGTCTGTCCATTCTGGCGTGGTTTATTCTCGATAGGAAGCTTGCCGAAATAGCGCTCGATCAGCGCGCGGGTATCTTCTAGGAAGACACGCTCATCCACATGGAATGAGAAAGAGAGGTAATGCTCATTATCAACATGCCCCTCGGCATGGTAATAGCCCACCAGGCGGAAGAAATCTGGCTCCAGTGGGAGCCTGACCTCTTTAGCGACAGGCTCATGTCGGCCCCGGCCAATGGGAATAGTGAGAGAGTGATCGGTTTCGGTCAGCTTCTCTGGCTGGGGTACAGGTACGACGAGGTAATCACCTGGCTTCAGCAGCGAAACCGGTGCCCACTCTGGGGTAAAGGTTTCGTTGTGGTTACGCGCATACTTGCGCCGGGCGACAAGCAGGGGATGCTCTTCAGTGATATGCAGCGTTGTGTTATCGCCAAAGAAGCGCACATGATAGATCATGCCCTGATAGGGGCGTGACATGGTGTGATAGACCTTGCGATAGCGCCCGTTGTGGGTCAGAACTGTATCGCCTTCTTGAATCTCTTCAATCGCCTTCGTGCCATCAGCGGTGCGCACAGACGCGCCCGCCAGGAAGCAGCCCTCGACATAATGCACATACGAGCCGGGGGCGGCGATAATCAGCGTGCGCTCGAACTGGCCCATGTTCTGCGCGTTGATGCGGAAGTACGCTTGCAGCGGAATCTCTACCCGCACGCCTTCAGGTACGTAGACGAAGCTGCCGCCGCTCCAGACCGCGCTGTTGAGGGCCGCAAACTTGTTGTCGGTGTAGGGGATGATGGTCCCGAAGTACTGCTTCACGATGTCGGGATGCTCGCGCAGGGCGGTATCCATGTCGGTGAAGATGACACCCAGCTTCTCCAGGTCTTCGCGCACCTTATGATAGACGGCTTCGCTTTCGTACTGGGCGGTGACACCCGCGAGGAACTTGCGCTCGGCTTCCGGGATGCCCAGGCGATCAAAAGTCTCTTTGATCTCGGTGGGGACTTCTTCCCAGGTCTTGCCCTGAGCCTGCATCGGCTTGATGTAGTAGTAGATGTCGTCGAAGTTGATCTCGGAAAGATCGGCGCCCCAGGTGGGCATAGGCCGCTTGAGGAAATGGTCCAGGCTCTTCAGGCGGAACTGGCGCATCCAGGCAGGCTCACCCTTCATCTCGGAGATTTGCTCGACAACCTGCTGGTCTAGCCCCTTCCGGGACTTGAAGACATAGTTTTCTGGCATAGAAAAGCCAGCGGCGTAACGCTCAAGTTCCGTTGTGACCAATTCAGACATAGAAGGTTGCTCCTTATTCCTGGTAATGCCGCCAATGAGCAGCAGCGGCACTGGTTAAATCTGATGGTTTTAGTCGGATTTCATTGTGATTATATGACTTTCGCGCCTCCCTGTCAAGGGTGGCATCGGCGTATTCCCGTTCCCCCAGGGTCAGGCTTGCTTAGACCTCATGCGCCGCTTCCTCAGCCGCTTCCTCAGTGGGCAGGAGATGCAGGTCTCTGAGGAACGGCCCCATAGTTGGGCCAGAGTGGTCGCGCAGTTCCGCGAATTGTGGGGTGATGCTGGGGTCTTCAGCCAGGCTCAGCGCCAGGTTGCGCGCCTGTTGCGCTGTGGGCGCGTACCCTTGCTGCCAGAGGAGTTTTGCGTAGGTATTCAGGAAGACGGTTTTGTGGAGCGGCTCCATGTGGGGGATGCGATGCAGGTCGTTGAGCAGCGCCTCAAAGACACGCCTGGCTTTAGTAAAGGCGCCGTATTTGAGATAGGCGCGGCCTAATGAGCGCTGAACAAGAAACTCCCAGATGGGGCCGTCGGCTCCGCCGATCCGCTGAGAGATGCTGCTTACCTCCCGCGCCAGGTCTTCTGCCTCGCGCAAGGTGAAGCGAGGGCTGTGGCTCAGGGCGTTGAGCTTGTCGCGTAGAAGATGTGGCTTGCACTCTTCGGGCCGCTCCCGTATGGCCCTGGTGGTGTCGGCCTCTTCGCAGCAGGCATAGGCGCGCCGGGGCAGTTTCAGGTTGTGATAGGCGACGGCTTCGGCGCGGATGGCGTGGAACTCCAGGCGATCTATATATTCGCGCTGGGAGCGGTAGATATTTTCGTCCAGGCTATGGATGAGCAGGCGAGCGAGCTTGGCATGATAGAGAGCGTCGTCGGGGCGGTTCAGGATGCATTGGGTATCGCTCAGGATGAAGCAAATCTGGATTGCCGCCAGCGCCGCGACGTGTGGGTTCACCTGTTTGAGCAAGTCCTGGCTGGCGTCGCGCACTGCGAGGAACCGGGGCCTGATCTGAAGGTGGTCGGTGCTGGCGCAGGCAAGATGGTGCGCGTATCCCAGCATCGCTACTTGAGCGGTGAGCGGCGAGTGAGACGCCACTTCGCGGCGGGAACGCTCTCGCTCCAATCGGCGCTGACTGGCAAGGAAGAGATGCTCGAACAGGCTTGCTCGCTGCTCCGGGTCGAGCGGTGAGGCGGCGGCGATTTTCTGTGCTACGGCTGGGCCGGGGGTTCTAGGGTCGTTGGGATCGAGCAGATAGCTCAGATACTGCGGGCTGATGCCAACCTGTTCGGCAAAGGATTGTTTTGTGCCTGGGGGCTTGAGGGCGCTGTTCAAGACGGCGCTGTACGTTTCCTTGTGCAACTGGGCTTCCCAGAAAAGGTCAATCATGTTTGCTGCTCGCTACAAATCTTGCATGAAATTAAACAAACTTTTCAGCCTTCCAAGAGTATGCTAGCGGGAGGCTAGACGCCAGGCGGAACGGTTGTGTAACCAGCACACACGATCTGCCCCTGGCGACGAGAACTTACGTATTGTAAGGCTGGTAAACTTGAAGATCAAGCCTGATAATGTGGCGAGGGAGCGAATGGCTAAGGGGTCGCGCTTCCCTACGGCGGAAAGAGGGACGCTTTCTATGGAGCGATCAAGACGAAGAGTAGGGTCTTTCGGGAGCAGGACGGGCTGCTGTGTGGGTATCAGGCAGAAACCGTGTGTGAGAACCATCTCGCATCGCCGCGCCGGGGCCAGCCCTTGGGGCTGGTTTGCTGAGTACGCGGGCGCGCTGCCATCGGTGAGGCTGGAAATGGGCAAGGCGCTGCGCCAACTGCTGCGGGCGCCCGATTCCCTGGCTGTGTGTAACACTCTTATGCGTCACCCTATTTTGCTGCTGGAATCGGCGCCCGAACTGCTGCGCGCGACGGCTGCCGAGGCTGAACGGCGTGGCGACCAAAAAGACGAAGAGATTCTGATGAGCTATCTGTCTGTACTTGAACTGGCGCGGAAGCGGGGCA
This genomic window from Ktedonobacterales bacterium contains:
- a CDS encoding SDR family NAD(P)-dependent oxidoreductase, coding for MILLDGKVAILTGSGRGIGAAAAKLFASEGASVVVCDLDAAPAEETANAIKAAGGKAIAVPGDMTDPAFPEQVVAKAIDAFGGLVSSGRRCWIFM
- a CDS encoding SDR family oxidoreductase, whose amino-acid sequence is MLDIHVTAPFRLIRAAALFIREAAKKEAAQQGRANARKVVNVSSVSGTRGNAGQANYSTAKAGVTGLTKTLAKEWGQFNVQVNCVAYGWIETRLTQAKEAAEKIERGGEEIAIGVPGQMREMLKLMVPLGRPGTPEEAAGPMLFFASPLSNYVSGIVLEVHGGRAM
- a CDS encoding MFS transporter, with the protein product MMAASLLAVKEQGVRFTGLWRHPDFLKLWAGQTISAFGWVSLPVVAILALEATPLQVTLLSLADLAPGLLIGLFAGVWVDRLRRRPILIVTDVGRALLLGTVPVAALLGRLHIEQLYLVALLVSMLRVFFDVAYRAYLPALLERGDLLEGNSKLQASGSVAEFTVSSLSGVLVQTLTAPIAILADAVSFLVSAFFIAIIRKPEAALAPAEDEQNTWREMTEGLRLLARDRLLRVVAVTTGLFNLFRAMVGVVIMLYVLRELGLLPVIVWPLFAFGGISAFFAAALAGRITRRLGVGRTLIGGLCVSGTATFFIPLAGGPLALIVVLLVGQQLLGDGAATIYEINLVSLVQSITPDRFQGRVNGSIRLMEWGAMLAGTFIGGVLGQAAGLRPVLLVAASGWLLSGVWLLFSPVRRLRELPSAAEKVGAAALGR
- a CDS encoding SRPBCC family protein, producing the protein MPVSVCPAAVVGASVEEVWALLMQPETYDQWWDMHTERVTPPEPAAPGQVVAGWSKALGRKWAVSMTIEMLDAQQHQIRLNTKLPLGIGVQNQISCAKVNAASCRVQFG
- a CDS encoding alpha/beta hydrolase, with amino-acid sequence MLAHGTAEDQARWIPILRLLAEHFTVYALDRRGRNGSGDAAAYSLQDEASDILALLAAIEEPAHLLGHSYGALCLMEAALRSDHLGKLILYEPPFPLGQDFYPPGSIDGLESILARGDRLGVITTFLRDFLHLSPLEMELVSYLPVWPGRVAAAHTIPRELRQIQGYRFQPERFSALKTPTLLLLGGDSPYYMKDAVAALHNTLPNSQVVTMPGQQHNAISAVPDLFAREVLRFLIAD
- a CDS encoding PadR family transcriptional regulator, with the translated sequence MSNDDQRAPEALLPLTPTVLHILLALADGEKHGYAIMQEVEARTGGAMRMGPGTLYGSIQRMLKDGLIVEAQKRSESVHGEERRRYYRLTGFGSRVLQAEAHRLEQLVHIAQSKQVLPDFGTTGGA
- a CDS encoding Stp1/IreP family PP2C-type Ser/Thr phosphatase gives rise to the protein MGYPPAAFSERLYRLLLLAYPRAFREEYASEMVLVFRDAYYEALRRWGTLGAMRLWSDVFSDFVKTVCIQWVRSWVQRDGRDFALAGKEQLAMTVQFRLDVGQRTDIGRKRANNEDQLISVIPEDQQLLQDRGALFVVADGMGGHDLGDVASELTIQQVKDAYYHDLQGDIPTALQNAVKLANIAICQANEAKQAKGTDGYGMGATCVAAVLHDQMLYAANVGDSRVYVLHDGRLRQVTRDHSIVAQMVERGEITPAQVRTHEKRNQIYRSLGEKPDLEVDLFTEPVQEGDTLVLCTDGLWEMLEDEELRTIIEQSGPEESVQRLIARANEAGGPDNVTAIVVRVSAA
- a CDS encoding SufD family Fe-S cluster assembly protein, translating into MSELVTTELERYAAGFSMPENYVFKSRKGLDQQVVEQISEMKGEPAWMRQFRLKSLDHFLKRPMPTWGADLSEINFDDIYYYIKPMQAQGKTWEEVPTEIKETFDRLGIPEAERKFLAGVTAQYESEAVYHKVREDLEKLGVIFTDMDTALREHPDIVKQYFGTIIPYTDNKFAALNSAVWSGGSFVYVPEGVRVEIPLQAYFRINAQNMGQFERTLIIAAPGSYVHYVEGCFLAGASVRTADGTKAIEEIQEGDTVLTHNGRYRKVYHTMSRPYQGMIYHVRFFGDNTTLHITEEHPLLVARRKYARNHNETFTPEWAPVSLLKPGDYLVVPVPQPEKLTETDHSLTIPIGRGRHEPVAKEVRLPLEPDFFRLVGYYHAEGHVDNEHYLSFSFHVDERVFLEDTRALIERYFGKLPIENKPRQNGQTLVVCSTEAARAFARTFGADVYEKRVPDFIRNAPLKHLTEWVRGAWCGDGSYDERKNMFRYNTISPDLAHNFRDALLRLGVAASVNRQEREVPRQAIYAVVISSPWNERFGQIVGQPAPNGSQSGSPFYLDEKYLYMPIRAIEIEEMDTTVYNFSVEEDESYVAEGVVSHNCTAPTYASDSLHSAVVEIIVQKGARVRYTTIQNWSKNVYNLVTKRAAAYADATMEWVDGNLGCLAEGSTVTTPEGVKPIERLEVGEKVLSYDEQAGQLCFRAVKGKRFSGYQPVQTVSVGERKLRVTANHPFFSYLYDAEAAKKLGRYHLAYVRADHLKEVIIPRTSIDYGAPYRLRVPELVTTFASENQYASALTMTRARASRMAQAQETTEALMWLFGYWVGDGNIELAPAQTAGVVRYAKVGFSTPAADRARGRLVETMTALVDAPPTQRADGQHLAWNNKELAEFFTINGFTGSARTKRVPQWVWSLPESQRLAFIAGYLDADGCVVRGRFSLKSANRELLQDIASLLVTLGITSRLHTEFAEPRQVEILGVTCMAHGSYRLVFAADPRLCQHVSATLRLQAQQEAPTLQMNRQVGRSSIELPESVEIMDVDVSEPMALEVPTWDIEVEGTGNFISQGFIVHNSKVTMKYPAVLLMEPGARGEVLSVAFAGNGMHQDAGAKVTHLAPHTSSQILSKSISKGTGRASYRGLVRVNPNAHHSKSNVRCDALLLDEEARTDTYPTMRLENSQVEIGHEATVSKVGEEQLFYLMSRGLSENEAYSMIVNGFIEPITKELPMEYAVELNRLIQLEMEGSVG
- a CDS encoding helix-turn-helix transcriptional regulator; this translates as MIDLFWEAQLHKETYSAVLNSALKPPGTKQSFAEQVGISPQYLSYLLDPNDPRTPGPAVAQKIAAASPLDPEQRASLFEHLFLASQRRLERERSRREVASHSPLTAQVAMLGYAHHLACASTDHLQIRPRFLAVRDASQDLLKQVNPHVAALAAIQICFILSDTQCILNRPDDALYHAKLARLLIHSLDENIYRSQREYIDRLEFHAIRAEAVAYHNLKLPRRAYACCEEADTTRAIRERPEECKPHLLRDKLNALSHSPRFTLREAEDLAREVSSISQRIGGADGPIWEFLVQRSLGRAYLKYGAFTKARRVFEALLNDLHRIPHMEPLHKTVFLNTYAKLLWQQGYAPTAQQARNLALSLAEDPSITPQFAELRDHSGPTMGPFLRDLHLLPTEEAAEEAAHEV